A genomic region of Campylobacter corcagiensis contains the following coding sequences:
- a CDS encoding type IV secretion system protein gives MAFDDKKVDPNFIFKMERNIKAYMFYIIIALSVVSVSLSIAIALLTPLKETKPVLLKFSEADSRFVTMSDTNLNVRSDEQLLKSILAGYVKNREMINRIDDIERYNEIRVQSSRQVWEAFQTLVADPSSIYTTKNYYRDIQIINVSLLSQTVATVDFQAIITNPSETEKTYRKYRSAIEYDFENQSGNFKDNIQNPTGFKVSQYRVTQIMEESKK, from the coding sequence ATGGCATTTGATGATAAAAAAGTAGACCCAAATTTTATTTTTAAAATGGAGCGAAATATAAAAGCATATATGTTTTACATCATAATTGCTCTATCAGTAGTGAGTGTAAGCCTATCAATTGCCATAGCACTATTAACACCACTAAAAGAGACAAAACCTGTGCTTTTAAAATTTAGTGAAGCAGACTCCAGGTTTGTAACAATGAGCGATACAAATCTCAATGTGAGAAGCGATGAACAGCTATTAAAAAGCATTCTTGCTGGATATGTAAAAAATAGGGAGATGATAAATAGAATCGATGATATAGAAAGATACAACGAAATAAGAGTTCAAAGTAGCAGACAGGTATGGGAAGCATTTCAAACACTAGTAGCCGATCCAAGTTCAATTTATACCACAAAAAACTATTATAGGGATATTCAAATTATCAATGTATCGCTTTTAAGCCAAACAGTAGCAACGGTTGACTTTCAAGCAATAATCACAAATCCATCAGAAACTGAAAAGACATATAGGAAGTATAGAAGTGCAATAGAGTATGACTTTGAAAATCAAAGTGGAAATTTTAAGGACAATATACAAAATCCAACAGGTTTTAAAGTTAGTCAATATAGAGTTACGCAAATAATGGAAGAGAGTAAAAAATGA
- a CDS encoding type IV secretion system DNA-binding domain-containing protein, translated as MARGIIDVIKDWKNKKQKEKILKEINSNETDIKDNLKKSDENLLKINLLNKKADKLIMLKEPEIYTLAKENNIACKYGDDVIITKDGNVCIAVELKGTSYAGISLDDETDYLLNRVMFFTTLKNDVEINLIIKKDKKQIEKIKDRDINPYAKEIIEKWERDQDIYSIRYFLIISTVTKNITGVLESFKTKMTVEENGESSESVNLKQKMELLNETLLNINNYLSIYSPRQMSADEILNFYATYSNAKDTNLRYTNELITDCYISSYVEFKKDYIKFYRNDGSVKYARFISVKAYETEQIKSLITTNLIKSDNEFMVMVYLKAYEKRKAIKKIKDTKTFSVDLVKAELDELMELVQADRENLVQTSFSVYSLADDLKELENKTNELKNILENQGLNVVRETINQKALYFSFFPSRGNLNARKKTLNISNLSTIANFENEVTGFNKNDWGDEAVTTFKHINGTPFLFNFHFQPDGDKPAGHTMIMGGTGKGKTTLAEFLMTNLFKYPINIFAMDKLRGMNNFTNYMDGEYHDSESKSFKLNPFTLQDTNENREFLKTWLKFMAEIKPEEHDEKKDINSTVDRLYEMKESDQIITLSDFIDSLPVDGDGKSRLKTRFDNYKDSIFDNKEDALNFTKQLSVLNMDGILTNKKISALTAIYIFHKLKNQAKNSDKGFFCFIDELKDYLQDETMREKILESILEVRKIGGVMCMGFQSLSLFNQIDNGSSFLDNIANFIIFPTNNAEAQAEMQNMLGLAPTEIKFLNESSSNSREVLLNMKLRNESAKLNIDLSRLGKYIKAFSSSKNNVILIRKLKEESPKHWRKIYLEQSS; from the coding sequence ATGGCTCGTGGAATAATTGATGTAATAAAAGACTGGAAAAACAAAAAACAAAAAGAAAAGATATTAAAAGAGATAAACAGCAATGAAACTGATATAAAAGATAATCTCAAAAAATCAGATGAAAATTTATTAAAAATCAATCTTTTAAATAAAAAAGCAGATAAATTAATTATGCTTAAAGAACCTGAAATTTATACACTTGCAAAAGAAAATAATATTGCTTGTAAATATGGTGATGATGTAATAATCACAAAAGATGGAAATGTTTGCATAGCAGTAGAGTTAAAGGGGACAAGTTATGCTGGAATTAGCTTAGATGATGAGACTGATTATCTACTTAATCGTGTAATGTTTTTTACGACACTAAAAAATGATGTAGAAATTAACCTAATAATTAAAAAAGACAAAAAACAGATAGAAAAGATAAAAGATAGAGACATAAATCCATATGCAAAAGAGATAATAGAAAAATGGGAAAGAGATCAAGATATTTATTCTATCAGATATTTTTTGATTATCTCAACAGTCACAAAAAACATAACAGGAGTACTTGAAAGTTTTAAAACAAAGATGACTGTTGAAGAAAATGGTGAAAGTAGTGAGAGTGTAAATTTAAAGCAAAAAATGGAGCTATTAAATGAAACACTTTTAAACATAAATAATTATTTATCAATTTATAGCCCACGCCAAATGAGTGCTGATGAAATTTTAAATTTTTATGCCACGTACTCAAACGCAAAAGATACAAACTTAAGATACACAAACGAATTAATTACAGATTGTTATATAAGCTCATATGTGGAATTTAAAAAAGATTATATAAAATTTTATAGAAATGATGGTTCGGTAAAATACGCAAGGTTTATAAGTGTAAAGGCTTATGAAACAGAACAAATAAAATCACTAATTACAACAAATTTAATCAAGAGCGATAATGAATTTATGGTAATGGTTTATTTAAAAGCTTATGAGAAAAGAAAAGCAATTAAAAAAATAAAAGATACAAAAACATTCTCAGTTGATCTAGTAAAAGCAGAACTTGATGAGCTAATGGAGCTAGTTCAAGCAGATAGAGAAAACCTTGTTCAAACAAGCTTTTCTGTGTACTCCTTAGCCGATGATTTAAAAGAATTAGAAAACAAAACTAATGAATTAAAAAACATACTTGAAAATCAAGGACTAAATGTTGTAAGAGAAACTATCAATCAAAAGGCTTTATATTTTAGCTTTTTCCCTAGCAGGGGAAATTTAAATGCAAGAAAAAAGACTTTAAACATAAGCAATTTATCCACAATAGCAAATTTTGAAAATGAAGTAACAGGTTTTAATAAAAATGATTGGGGAGATGAAGCAGTAACTACATTTAAACATATCAATGGAACGCCATTTTTATTCAATTTTCACTTCCAGCCAGACGGAGACAAACCAGCAGGACATACAATGATAATGGGCGGAACTGGAAAGGGAAAAACAACACTGGCTGAGTTTTTAATGACGAATTTATTTAAATATCCAATAAATATTTTTGCGATGGATAAGCTTCGTGGTATGAATAATTTTACAAATTATATGGATGGAGAATACCATGATAGTGAGAGTAAAAGCTTTAAACTAAATCCATTCACGCTTCAAGACACTAATGAAAACAGAGAATTTTTAAAAACATGGCTTAAATTTATGGCTGAAATTAAACCTGAAGAGCATGATGAAAAAAAAGATATAAATAGCACAGTAGATAGGCTATACGAAATGAAAGAGTCAGATCAAATTATAACTCTTAGTGATTTTATCGACTCACTTCCAGTTGATGGTGATGGAAAATCAAGACTAAAAACAAGATTTGATAACTATAAAGACTCAATATTTGATAACAAAGAAGATGCCCTAAATTTTACCAAACAGCTATCAGTCTTAAACATGGACGGAATACTAACCAATAAAAAAATATCAGCCCTAACAGCGATTTATATATTTCATAAGCTTAAAAATCAAGCCAAAAACAGCGATAAGGGCTTTTTTTGTTTTATAGATGAATTAAAAGATTATTTGCAAGATGAGACAATGAGAGAAAAAATACTTGAAAGCATACTAGAAGTTAGAAAAATAGGCGGAGTAATGTGCATGGGCTTTCAAAGTTTAAGCCTATTTAATCAAATTGATAATGGCTCGTCGTTTTTAGATAACATTGCAAATTTTATTATTTTTCCAACAAATAATGCAGAAGCACAAGCTGAAATGCAAAATATGCTAGGACTAGCACCAACAGAGATTAAATTTTTAAATGAAAGTAGCTCAAATTCAAGAGAAGTTCTTTTAAATATGAAATTAAGAAACGAAAGTGCAAAGCTAAATATAGATTTATCAAGACTTGGTAAGTATATAAAAGCATTCTCATCAAGTAAAAATAATGTAATTTTAATAAGAAAACTTAAAGAAGAAAGTCCAAAACATTGGCGAAAAATATACTTAGAACAATCAAGTTAA
- a CDS encoding relaxase/mobilization nuclease domain-containing protein, whose amino-acid sequence MSSIDWNKYFDELKAIRAGRTKFTKSEHKNVSFGSGGGFSRTHINFSKNKFSKQSVLKMISNLPQTSIKRCIDYALKNSLDGYAINEKGERVSSDEVMAEWKKDFGKNQHSKDAWHLMFSIKESCSDEQTLKALQDSVKNVLGTNFAGHKYAFVAHTHQNNPHVHVVLNKRNQFTNKKIHFNSKSEIMDFFDDTRTNFAYALSIRGLNYENKNFLQKDLKREFNNIKSNIKLEVDDYTAKDKINDYYDKMQGINKEKYKISSSRIEAMNDELEKLKKANKELLNLFLQYSKKRNKKAFKLAKELKASNKEIKDKQNKILAEIKKIKNISFEATRLNEMKLENYKDRSNALTLLENFNRNYNQLHPKNRGASKADFENYKKVRRAISVLRNKKDDDAIKYFDDSLIITRMLGSNESLFKLGKKLEILDKNLYILEHSDLGENEKKEFKKRLNDNKEFITNVCEKRFEYTAKRLLKSQKLKGDEFLFKEYFHGVKLLNKEPNEMLLKIKKEADLQARFSRNIKRDKSKNKSRTEIKRDIGRE is encoded by the coding sequence TTGAGTAGTATTGATTGGAATAAATATTTTGATGAGTTAAAAGCTATAAGAGCTGGTCGGACTAAATTTACAAAATCTGAACATAAAAATGTTTCTTTTGGAAGTGGTGGAGGATTTTCTAGAACTCATATTAATTTTTCAAAAAATAAATTTTCTAAACAATCTGTTTTGAAAATGATTTCAAATTTACCACAAACTTCTATAAAAAGATGCATTGATTATGCTTTAAAAAATTCACTTGATGGATATGCTATAAATGAAAAAGGGGAGAGAGTAAGCAGTGATGAAGTTATGGCTGAATGGAAAAAAGATTTTGGAAAAAATCAACACTCAAAAGATGCATGGCATTTAATGTTTTCTATAAAAGAGTCTTGCAGTGATGAACAAACTTTAAAGGCTTTACAAGATAGCGTTAAAAATGTGCTTGGAACAAATTTTGCAGGTCATAAGTATGCTTTTGTAGCTCACACTCATCAAAACAATCCCCATGTGCATGTTGTTTTAAATAAAAGAAATCAATTTACAAATAAAAAAATTCACTTTAATTCAAAAAGTGAGATTATGGATTTTTTTGATGATACTAGGACTAATTTTGCCTATGCTTTATCTATTCGTGGATTAAATTATGAAAATAAAAATTTCTTACAAAAAGATTTAAAGCGTGAGTTTAATAATATAAAATCTAATATTAAGCTTGAAGTTGATGACTATACTGCAAAGGATAAAATAAACGATTACTATGATAAAATGCAGGGTATTAATAAAGAGAAATATAAAATCTCGTCTAGCCGTATTGAAGCTATGAATGATGAGCTTGAAAAACTTAAAAAAGCCAATAAAGAGCTTTTAAATTTATTTTTACAATACTCTAAAAAAAGAAATAAAAAAGCCTTTAAACTCGCTAAGGAACTTAAAGCTAGTAATAAAGAAATTAAAGATAAACAAAATAAAATTTTAGCTGAGATTAAAAAAATAAAAAATATATCATTTGAAGCTACTAGGCTTAATGAGATGAAGCTTGAAAATTATAAAGATAGATCAAACGCTCTTACTTTACTTGAAAATTTTAACCGCAACTATAACCAGCTCCATCCTAAAAACCGAGGTGCAAGTAAGGCTGATTTTGAAAATTATAAAAAAGTTAGAAGGGCTATTTCTGTGCTTCGCAATAAAAAAGATGATGATGCTATAAAATACTTTGATGATAGCTTGATTATTACTCGTATGCTAGGTTCTAATGAAAGCCTTTTTAAGCTTGGTAAAAAGCTTGAAATTTTGGATAAAAATTTATATATTTTAGAGCATTCAGATCTTGGAGAAAATGAAAAAAAAGAATTTAAAAAAAGACTAAATGATAATAAAGAATTTATCACTAATGTGTGCGAGAAGAGGTTTGAATACACTGCTAAAAGGCTTTTAAAAAGCCAAAAGTTAAAAGGGGATGAGTTTTTGTTTAAAGAGTATTTTCATGGTGTAAAACTGCTTAATAAAGAGCCTAATGAAATGCTTTTAAAGATAAAAAAAGAAGCTGATTTACAGGCTAGATTTAGCCGCAATATAAAAAGAGATAAATCAAAAAATAAAAGTAGAACTGAAATTAAGAGAGATATTGGAAGGGAGTAG
- a CDS encoding HepT-like ribonuclease domain-containing protein, whose product MSKGITRLDRAIQKIEEIEEICELKGVDKALEDELLAKPAIMKHLDVIHQQFEKLEKDQEYEILSKFDKDELKGLRQVRNWSSHNYDNIKNQFVKNAIEVNLPKLKESIQEVLKETKKELCKNLEKNIDYFTKKQDVLMPQAKTDLIKNIKKEYEKLQEYKIELDKPYNDKIKNIIKKNSKENQR is encoded by the coding sequence ATGTCTAAAGGCATTACAAGACTAGATAGAGCAATTCAAAAAATAGAAGAAATAGAAGAAATATGTGAGCTAAAAGGAGTTGATAAAGCTTTAGAAGATGAATTGTTGGCAAAACCAGCAATAATGAAGCATTTAGATGTAATTCATCAACAATTTGAAAAGCTAGAAAAAGACCAAGAATACGAAATTTTAAGTAAATTTGATAAAGATGAATTAAAAGGATTAAGGCAGGTTAGAAACTGGTCTTCACATAACTACGATAATATAAAAAATCAATTTGTAAAAAATGCTATAGAAGTAAATCTTCCGAAACTCAAAGAAAGCATACAAGAAGTTTTAAAAGAAACAAAAAAAGAGCTATGCAAAAATTTAGAGAAAAATATTGATTATTTTACTAAAAAACAAGATGTTTTAATGCCACAAGCAAAGACAGATCTTATAAAAAACATAAAAAAAGAGTATGAAAAACTACAAGAGTATAAAATTGAACTAGATAAGCCATATAACGATAAAATAAAAAATATTATTAAGAAAAATTCAAAAGAAAATCAAAGATAA
- a CDS encoding nucleotidyltransferase family protein: MILTKKDILKYLSEIKPRLQKDGIKEIGLFGSYAKDYADEYSDIDIVILADKKEFLERLTAFKAINYLEDLRIKISKKFNKSVDMCDFYSEKEIKEDKIVKGAIYV; this comes from the coding sequence ATGATTTTAACAAAAAAAGACATATTAAAATATCTATCAGAAATAAAACCACGCCTTCAAAAAGATGGCATCAAAGAGATAGGCTTATTTGGGAGCTATGCTAAGGATTATGCTGATGAATATTCAGATATAGATATAGTTATCTTAGCAGACAAAAAAGAGTTTTTAGAAAGACTAACTGCTTTTAAGGCAATTAATTATTTAGAAGATTTAAGAATAAAAATTTCAAAAAAATTTAATAAATCTGTAGATATGTGTGATTTTTATTCAGAAAAAGAGATAAAAGAAGACAAAATCGTAAAAGGAGCAATTTATGTCTAA
- a CDS encoding toprim domain-containing protein has product MQKEREEKLKGQIKTLQEIKAKKPKSQKEVDQDYVGIFYSNIYNTTRGWEAINKFPEYIYKNVNENKAENALKETLSAITKTDSVKNLQLALYKNMCSLEVSKDKDELTINILPLSSKYQFKDGKIGSQRQGDDETITLKNLTFHKNEIDKINYQNVTKEVDNFIKNIDKYIPLVEKELNSIKKEEVKSKEININKAEIQPNKQNLIELPLDEILIKNGYYEKRNKSSRNYKTLTNDQDDTIIVSRQSNGHYLYFNPNDDSDRGNIYNFTKNRGIKANDLLSSENIDINKLKSSIEPITTISQSSRKAIENYKNLEQIAENSFLTTARKISPEILKEFNDLKQDNKYGNAVVPSYICKNHSRKDGEIQLLTQSGSISYLSKPLMQDTQGKQYDKPIKQLCNGNKGLEILKANGSQKNLKDFKNIVICESMIDTLSYCELKGLNLKETLLCSTNGQITSSQKEVFKFLNEKAVNANIILGFDNDKKGKEFDVIAKEIIPRATTDKAILKDFSDDLVIGKALGLKANEITKESLTKPLNDFSKKVEYLSKKYEFLEPQAKHERVKELFGYNIPKFKDIAPKIQPIAGMRDCFKRLKLLENKISNEYSRNI; this is encoded by the coding sequence ATGCAAAAAGAAAGGGAAGAAAAACTCAAAGGACAAATTAAAACACTACAGGAAATCAAAGCAAAAAAACCCAAATCCCAAAAAGAAGTAGATCAAGATTATGTAGGGATATTTTATTCAAATATTTACAATACGACAAGGGGCTGGGAAGCGATAAACAAATTTCCAGAATACATATACAAAAATGTCAATGAAAATAAAGCAGAAAATGCTTTAAAAGAGACTTTAAGTGCTATTACTAAAACAGATAGTGTTAAAAACCTGCAATTAGCCCTGTATAAAAATATGTGCAGTTTAGAAGTAAGCAAAGACAAAGATGAACTAACAATTAATATACTTCCCCTTTCTTCAAAGTATCAATTTAAAGATGGAAAAATTGGCTCACAAAGACAAGGAGATGATGAAACAATAACACTTAAAAATTTAACATTTCACAAAAACGAAATAGATAAAATAAATTATCAAAATGTTACAAAAGAAGTAGATAATTTTATAAAAAATATTGACAAATATATACCATTAGTTGAGAAAGAATTAAATAGCATAAAAAAAGAAGAAGTAAAAAGCAAAGAAATAAATATCAATAAGGCAGAAATACAACCAAACAAACAAAATTTAATAGAGCTACCACTAGATGAAATTTTAATAAAAAATGGATACTACGAAAAAAGAAACAAAAGTAGTCGTAACTATAAAACACTTACAAACGACCAAGACGATACAATTATAGTATCAAGACAATCAAATGGACATTATCTGTATTTTAACCCCAACGATGACAGCGATAGGGGAAATATATATAATTTTACAAAAAATCGTGGCATAAAAGCAAACGATCTACTAAGTAGTGAAAATATAGATATAAATAAGTTAAAAAGCAGTATAGAGCCAATAACAACAATATCTCAAAGTAGTAGAAAAGCAATAGAAAACTATAAAAATTTAGAACAAATAGCAGAAAATTCATTTTTAACTACAGCAAGAAAAATAAGTCCTGAAATTTTAAAAGAATTTAATGATTTAAAGCAAGATAACAAATACGGTAACGCAGTAGTTCCAAGTTATATATGCAAGAATCATTCACGCAAGGATGGCGAAATTCAGCTTTTAACACAATCAGGAAGCATAAGCTACCTATCAAAGCCTTTAATGCAAGATACGCAAGGAAAGCAATATGACAAACCAATTAAACAGCTTTGTAATGGAAACAAAGGATTAGAAATTTTAAAAGCCAATGGTTCGCAAAAAAATTTAAAAGATTTTAAAAATATAGTTATTTGCGAGAGCATGATAGATACTTTATCATACTGCGAATTAAAAGGTTTAAATTTAAAAGAGACTTTATTATGTTCAACAAATGGTCAAATAACGAGTAGCCAAAAAGAAGTGTTTAAATTTTTAAATGAAAAAGCAGTAAATGCAAATATTATCCTAGGCTTTGATAATGACAAAAAAGGGAAAGAATTTGATGTAATAGCAAAAGAAATAATCCCTAGAGCCACCACTGACAAAGCTATTTTAAAGGATTTTAGCGATGATTTAGTGATAGGTAAAGCATTAGGGCTAAAAGCCAATGAAATCACCAAAGAAAGCCTTACAAAGCCATTAAATGATTTTAGTAAAAAGGTTGAGTACTTATCAAAAAAGTACGAATTTTTAGAGCCACAAGCCAAACATGAAAGGGTAAAAGAATTGTTTGGATATAACATCCCTAAATTTAAAGATATTGCACCAAAAATACAACCTATAGCAGGTATGAGAGATTGCTTTAAAAGATTAAAACTTTTAGAAAACAAAATAAGTAACGAATATTCAAGAAATATATAA
- a CDS encoding TrbM/KikA/MpfK family conjugal transfer protein has translation MKKKILTMTSALILASSLSAGDMLTGDTKLACEAILCLSSSTRPGECSPSINRYFSIKHRKWSDTVNARRNFLRLCPVDGADEKDPVFADLRDNVLPNVDARKCTADYINDHPETKCVKENCGERRCRCVEYEYRPATKMPTGCEALIAHSYTNIRPVNTCGTTRWYSENEWNHGKTNIKISEDEFKKLKAKGATNISSYANNSKFCRRNKNMNFCNSFYKFDEIKKDCWINKD, from the coding sequence ATGAAAAAGAAAATTTTAACCATGACTTCAGCTTTAATTCTAGCAAGTAGCCTAAGTGCTGGGGATATGCTAACAGGTGATACCAAACTTGCTTGTGAAGCAATTTTATGCCTAAGTAGTAGCACAAGACCAGGAGAATGTAGTCCAAGCATTAATAGATATTTTAGTATAAAACACAGAAAATGGAGTGACACTGTAAATGCTAGAAGAAATTTTTTAAGACTTTGCCCAGTAGATGGAGCTGATGAAAAAGATCCAGTCTTTGCTGATTTAAGAGATAATGTACTTCCAAATGTAGACGCTAGAAAATGCACCGCAGATTACATTAACGATCATCCCGAAACAAAATGTGTAAAAGAAAATTGTGGCGAAAGACGTTGCAGATGTGTAGAGTATGAGTATAGACCAGCAACAAAAATGCCAACAGGATGTGAAGCATTAATAGCTCACTCATATACAAATATCCGACCAGTAAATACTTGTGGCACTACAAGATGGTATAGCGAAAATGAGTGGAATCATGGAAAAACAAACATAAAAATATCAGAAGATGAATTTAAAAAGCTAAAAGCAAAAGGAGCTACTAATATAAGCTCATATGCTAACAATAGTAAATTTTGTAGAAGAAATAAAAATATGAATTTTTGTAATAGTTTTTATAAATTTGATGAAATTAAAAAAGATTGTTGGATAAATAAGGATTAA
- the ssb gene encoding single-stranded DNA-binding protein: MNKVQLCGYLGRDFELRYSKLGNAVGINSLAISKRFKDNMGQEKERTEWIPIKLFGRTAEVANQYFKKGSQFLCSGELYTDDYVDSNGVTRYTWGVNVKEFYWLNNKREKEEVRVDTDESVANNRQAKNTSYGNLEPALDQEICNNDFIEEQNNF; this comes from the coding sequence ATGAATAAAGTACAACTATGTGGATATTTAGGGCGAGATTTTGAATTAAGATACAGCAAACTTGGCAATGCAGTAGGCATAAATTCACTTGCAATAAGTAAGAGATTTAAAGACAATATGGGGCAAGAAAAAGAACGAACTGAGTGGATACCAATAAAGCTATTTGGTAGAACTGCCGAAGTTGCAAATCAGTACTTTAAAAAAGGATCTCAATTTTTATGCTCAGGAGAGCTATATACCGATGATTATGTTGATAGTAATGGAGTTACTAGATATACATGGGGTGTTAATGTTAAAGAGTTTTATTGGCTAAACAATAAAAGGGAAAAGGAAGAAGTAAGAGTTGATACAGATGAGAGTGTGGCAAATAATAGACAAGCTAAAAATACAAGCTATGGAAATTTAGAACCTGCCTTAGACCAAGAAATTTGTAATAATGATTTTATAGAAGAGCAGAATAATTTTTAA
- a CDS encoding type IV secretion system protein gives MKKVMLSIATASVLFLNGANAGGIPTIDVAAIAQAVTSYTQSLKDYSEQIKQYEQMVKDTLNFEKQMKEFGVDMNDVNQILGDATKMIDDMKNIYSSVQNIPEDIMGDIARVKTACSFLETNSQFFGHTVKTTSSKIKDKVNQCTFALRNGANVSKSIEEITQKMNASLDPIERANYKAQIANIKNAERFLQERSNIEKTNTLLAFEDTFNNADKTNRYSKASMQNDLKNLATQLSKANNQKQAQALTNSILLKILENLQHQYELNINYTSTMATASRQLNEQNSFKNIDEASFNQTVVEHKRNDTLFEPTTKQLPKDELGLPKFIFKKDN, from the coding sequence ATGAAAAAAGTAATGCTATCTATCGCCACAGCATCGGTACTTTTTTTAAATGGTGCAAATGCAGGTGGAATACCAACGATTGATGTTGCTGCGATAGCTCAAGCTGTTACGAGCTATACCCAATCCTTAAAGGACTATTCAGAACAAATCAAACAATATGAGCAGATGGTTAAAGATACTCTAAATTTTGAAAAACAGATGAAAGAATTTGGAGTTGATATGAATGATGTTAATCAAATTTTAGGTGATGCAACAAAGATGATAGATGATATGAAAAACATATACAGTAGCGTACAAAACATTCCTGAAGACATTATGGGCGATATTGCAAGAGTTAAGACTGCTTGTTCATTTTTAGAAACAAATAGCCAGTTCTTTGGTCACACTGTAAAAACAACAAGCTCAAAGATAAAAGACAAAGTCAACCAATGCACATTTGCATTAAGAAATGGGGCAAATGTAAGCAAAAGCATAGAAGAAATTACGCAAAAGATGAATGCATCACTTGATCCAATAGAAAGAGCAAACTACAAAGCTCAAATAGCAAATATAAAAAATGCTGAAAGATTTTTGCAAGAAAGAAGCAATATAGAAAAGACAAACACTCTCCTAGCTTTTGAAGACACTTTTAACAACGCAGATAAAACGAACAGATACTCAAAAGCAAGTATGCAAAATGACCTTAAAAATTTAGCTACCCAGCTAAGCAAGGCAAATAATCAAAAACAAGCCCAAGCACTTACAAATTCAATATTACTTAAAATTTTAGAAAATTTACAACACCAATACGAACTTAATATTAACTATACAAGCACTATGGCAACAGCAAGTAGGCAATTAAATGAACAAAATAGCTTTAAAAATATAGATGAAGCTAGTTTTAATCAAACTGTAGTGGAACATAAACGAAATGACACACTATTTGAGCCAACAACAAAACAGCTTCCAAAAGATGAACTAGGACTACCAAAATTCATCTTTAAAAAAGATAATTAA